CCGGCGATCACCATGAAGGCGCCGAGGTGGAACAGCGGGCTGCCCCAGCGCAGCCAGCGGCGTTCGAGGAGCTGGCTGGTGTGGGTGGTCCAGCCGAACTGGTCCTGGCGGTAACGCCAGACGTGCCCGACCACGAACACGGCGAGGCAGATGTAAGGGATGGCGACCCAGAGCAGGAGGTCGGTGCCGCTCGCCGAGGCGGCGGCCGACGGGGACAGGGGTGCGGTGCTCATCGGGTGCCTTCCATACGGCTGGTGGTCGGGTCGGCGGGCGGCACACGGGTCGGCGGAGCGGCCATCGGTGGCACGAACGTGCCCGGCGGGGCGAACTCCCCCTCCCCGTACGTCCCGTAGGGATCGAGGCCGACCTCCTCGTTCGGCGGTCCCTCGGCGACCAGCTGGGCCACCGCCGCGCGGTCCGCCTCGGTGGGCGGCGGCAGCAGGGTGAGTAGCGCGGCCAGCACGTGCCGGTAGGGCGAGTCGGCGTCGGCCAGTGCCCGGTGGATCAGCTCCAGGCCGCGCCGGTGCTGGCGCAGCGGTGCCTCGCCGCCCCCCGGGCCTACGAGGGCGGCGAACTCCAGGACGACCGGCAGGTGGTCGGGCAGTTCACCCCCGTCGATGTCCCAGCCGGCGGCCTTGTACCGCTGGTTCAGGGTGAGCAGGGCCATGCCGCGGCGGCGGGTGTCGCCGTGCAGGTAGTAGGTGAGGTAGAGGCTGCTCTTGCGGCGCAGGTCGAACATCTCGACGTAGTGCCGCTCCAGCGCCTCCGTCTCCTGACCCGTGAGCCAGGTGGTGAAGTCGGCCAGGTGTTCGGCGGCGGGCGAGGGCGGCAGCGCCTCGACGGTGGCGGTGAGCACCTGGCGGGCGGCGGCGAGTTCGGCGTCCGGGTACTGCAGCAGCAGCGAGCACAGGCGCAGCAGCAGGGTGCGTGCCTGGGCTTCCTCGGGGGTGAGGCGGGACGGGCGGCGTATGGCTGCCCGGACGCGGGTGCGGACGAGGGCGGGGATCGATGGGGGTCCCCCCAGGCGTTCAGCTCTGGGGGAGGGCAGCGGGCTCACGGACGGCCTCCGGCGGGGGTTTCGGGCGAGCGGCGGCGCAGGGCGGGGATGCCGAGCATGATCTTGCGGGGTTCGGCGGCGTCGGACGACTCGACCGGGCAGCGGTTCTCCATCGCGGTCAGCGCGGCGGCGTCTTCCTTGTGCGCGGCCGGGACGACGTACCGGTCGGCGTACTTGGCCACGGCGAGGAGCCGGTGCAGGTCCTCCGCCTCGCGGGGGGTGAGGCCCACGGCCTTCAGCGCAGCCTCGTCGCCGGACTCGCCGAGGGTGCGTTCACGCATGTACGAGCGCAGCGCGGTGAGCTTCATCAGCACTCCGGCGACCACGTCCGTGTCCCCGGCGGTGAACAGCTCCGCCAGGTATTCCAGCGGGATGCGCAGCCGGGTGACGGCGGCGAACACGTGGTCGGGGTCGTCCTGGTTGCCGCCCGCCGCGTCGACGGCGTCGAGGACGGGGGAGAGCGGGGGCACGTACCAGACCATCGGCATCGTCCGGTACTCCGGGTGCAGCGGCAGCGCCACCTTGTACCTCATCACGAGGTCGTAGACCGGGGAGCGGCGGGCCGCGTCCAGCCAGTCCTCCGGGATGCCGGCCTCCCGTGCCGCCGTGATCACGGCGGGGTCGTGCGGGTCGAGGAAGACGCCGCGCTGGGCGTCGAGCAGGTCCTTCTCATCCGGGGTGGCGGCGGCCTCGCCGACGCGGTCGGCGTCGTACAGCAGCAGACCGAGGTAGCGCAGTCGGCCGACGCAGGTCTCGGAGCAGACGGTGGGCTGGCCGGCCTCGATGCGCGGGAAGCAGAACGTGCACTTCTCGGCCTTGCCGGTGGCGTGGTTGACGTACACCTTCTTGTACGGGCACGCCGTCACGCACATCCGCCAGCCGCGGCAGCGGTCCTGGTCGACCAGGACGATGCCGTCCTCGACGCGCTTGTACATCGCGCCGGACGGGCAGGCGGAGACGCAGGCCGGATTGAGGCAGTGTTCGCACAGGCGGGGGAGGTGGAAGAGGAAGGTCTGCTCGAACTCGAACTTGACCTTCTGAGCCCATTCCCCGGTGAGGTTGGGGTCGCCGGCGGCGTTCTCGGGGGCGCCGCCGAGGCCGTCCTCCCAGTTGGCGCCCCAGGTGATGGCGGTGGGTTTGCCGGTGAGGACGGAGCGGGGGCGGGCGACGGGTATGTCCTTGCCGGCCGGGGCGTTGACGAGGTTGTCGTAGTCGTAGGTGACGGGCTCGTAGTAGTCCTCGATGGACGGCAGGTCCGGGTTGGAGAACAGGGACAGGAGCCTCTTGATCCGGCCGCCGGAGCGCAGGACGAGGCGTCCGCGCTTGTCGAGCATCCAGCCGCCCTTCCACTGCTCCTGGTCCTCGTAGCGGCGGGGGTAGCCGACGCCGGGTTTGGTCTCGACGTTGTTGAACCAGGCGTACTCGACGCCGGTGCGGTTGGTCCACGTCTGCTTGCAGGTGACCGAGCAGGTGTGGCAGCCGATGCACTTGTCGAGGTTCATCACCATGGCGATCTGGGCCATCACTCGCATGTCAGTACTCCACTTGCTGGCTGCGGCGGCGGATGACGGTGACCTCGTCGCGCTGGTTGCCGGTCGGGCCGTAATAGTTGAAGGCGTAGGTGAACTGGGCGTAGCCGCCCGCGAGATGGGTGGGCTTGAGCAGGAGCCTGGTGAGGGAGTTGTGGATGCCGCCGCGTTTGCCGCTGACCTCGGTCTTCGGCACGTTCACGTTGCGGTCCTGGGCGTGGTACATGTACACGGTTCCCTCGGGCATGCGGTGGGTGACCACGGCCCGGGCGGCGACGACGCCGTTGCGGTTGTACGCCTCGATCCACTCGTTGTCCTTGACGCCGATCTTCTCGGCGTCGGCGGTGGACATCCAGATCGTGGGTCCGCCGCGGGACAGGTCGAGCATGTACTTGTTGTCCTGGTAGTTCGAGTGGATGGACCACTTCGAGTGCGGGGTCAGATAGCGGACGGTGACCTCCGCCCGGCCGTCCTCGCGCAGCTGCTCGTCGCCGTAGTGCCGGGGCGTGTTCAACGGCGGTCGGTAGACGGGAAGTTGCTCGCCGAGTTCGGCGATCCAGTCGTGCTGGACGAAGAAGTGCTGGCGGCCGGTGAGGGTGTGCCAGGGCTTCTTGTGCTCGGTGTTGATCACGAACGGGGAGTAGCGGCGCCCGCCGGTCTCCGAGCCCGACCACTCGTACGACGTCATCACCGAACGGGGCTGGGTGCGCGTGTCGGCGAAGGTGATCCGGTCGGCCTCGCGCTCGGCGGCGAGTTCGACCAGGCCCTCGCTGCCGGTCTGCCGCTCCAGCTCCCGGAAGCCTTCGGTGGCCAGGCGGCCGTTGGTGGTGCCGGACAGGGCGAGGATCGCCTCGCACATGTCGGAGGCGGTGGCGAGGGAGGGCCGTCCGGCGGCGATGCCGTCCCTGACGGTGCCGTTGCGGTGCCGGAGGTCGTCGATCTCCTGGTTCGGGTGGACGGTGACGCCCTTGGTGGTGGTGCCCAGCGTGTCGAGCAGCGGGCCGACGGCGCGCATTTTCTGCGCGATCGCGGCGTAGTCCCGCTCGATGACCACGAGCTTGGGCATGGTCCGCCCGGGGACCGGTTCGCACTCGCCGGCCTTCCAGTCCCGTACCACCCCGCCCGGCTGGGCGAGTTCGTCCGGGGTGTCGTGCAGCAGCGGCACCGCGAGGACATCGGTGCGGGTGCCGAGGTGGTCGGCGGCCAGTTCGCTGAACTTGTCGGCCATCGTCAGGAACATGTCGTAGTCGGTGCGGGCCTGCCAGGGCGGGGCGATGGCCGGGGTGAAGGCGTGGACGAAGGGGTGCATGTCTGTGCTGGACAGGTCGTCCTTCTCGTACCAGGTGGCGGCCGGCAGGACGACGTCGGAGAGCAGGCTGGTGGAGGTCATGCGGAAGTCCATGGTGACGAGCAGGTCGAGCTTGCCCTCGGGGGCCTCCTCCCGCCACACCACCTCCTTCGGACGGCCCTCGGACGGGGTCTGCTCGGAGCGGACGGCCGCGTCGGTGCCCAGCAGGTGGCGCAGGAAGTACTCGTTGCCCTTGCCGGAGGAGCCGAGCAGGTTGGCCCGCCACACCGTCAGCACACGCGGGAAGTTGGCCGGGTCGTCGGGGTCCTCGACGGCGAACCGCAGCCGCCCGGACTTCAGCTCGTCCACGATGTGCTCGGCGACCGGCCGGCCCGCAGCGGCTGCTTCGTCGGTCAGATCGAGGGGGTTGCGGTTGAAGCCGGGGTGACCGGGAGTCCAGCCCAGCCGCACGGCCTGCGCGAGTGTGTCCGCGAACGCCTTGCCCTTGAACCGGCCTTTCCCGAGCGGGGAAGCGAGCTCGTCGGGCCCGAACGCCTCGTGGCGCCACTGGTCGGAGTTCAGGTACCAGTACGAGGTGCCCGCCATGTGCCGGGTGGGCCGCTGCCAGTCGAAGGCGAACGACAGGTGCTGCTGTCCGGTGACCGGGCGGACCTTCTCCTGGCCGACGTAGTGCGCCCAGCCGCCGCCGTTGACGCCCTGGCAGCCGGTCATCGTGATCAGCGCCAAGAAGGCCCGGTAGATGGTGTCGGAGTGGAACCAGTGGTTGGTGCCCGCTCCCAGCGCGATCATCGAGCGGCCGTTGGTGCGCTCGGCGTTGCGTGCGAACTCCCGGCCGATGCGGGCCGCCTGCTCCGCCGGGACCGAGGTGATCGTCTCCTGCCAGGCCGGGGTGTACGGCTCGGACGCGTCCTCGTACGAGGCGGGCCAGTTGCCCGGCAGCCCGGGGCGTGCGACGCCGTACTGTGCCAGCATCAGGTCGAAGACCGTGGTGACGAGCCGGCCGCCGACCCGGCGCACCGGCACCCCGCGCACCAGGACCGAACCGCCTTCCGTGCTGCCCTCGTCGAAGCGGGGCAGCGCGACCTCGGCCGTCTCCTCGGCCCGCTCCAGCAGGCTCAGTTCGGGCACGACGTCGCCCAGGTCCAGGTTCCAGCGGCCTCGCCCGGCTTCCCCCCACCGGAAGCCGAGCGAGCCGTTGGGGACCACGGGTTCGCCCGTGGCCCCGTCCAGGAGGACCGTCTTGGACTCGGCGTGCTCCGTGTCGTGTCCGAGGTCGGCGGCGGTCAGGAACCCGTCCGGGACGAGACCGTGCTCGTGCTCGCGCAGGGTCACCAGGAACGGCGCGTCGGTGAACTTGCGCATGTAGTCCTGGAAGTAGGGCACCTCGCGGTCGACCAGGAACTCGCGCAGGATGACGTGGCCCATGGCCATCGCCAGCGCCCCGTCCGTGCCGGGGTGCGGGGCGACCCATTCGTCGGCGTGCTTGACGTTGTCGGCATAGTCGGGGCTGACCGCGACGACCTTGGTGCCGTTGTAGCGGGTCTCGGTGAGGAAGTGCGCGTCGGGCGTGCGGGTGACGGGGATGTTGGAGCCCCACATGATCAGATAGCCCGCGTTCCACCAGTCCGCGGCCTCCGGCACGTCCGTCTGGTCGCCGAAGACCTGCGGCGAGGCGATGGGCAGGTCGGCGTACCAGTCGTAGAACGACAGCAGTGTGCCGCCGATCAGCGAGTGGAACCGCGCCCCGGCGGCGAACGACGCCATCGACATCGCCGGGATGGGCGAGAAGCCGGCGACGCGGTCGGGGCCGTATGCCTTGATCGTGTGCACCTGGGCGGCCGCGATCAGCTCGCTCACCTCGTCCCAGTCGGCGCGCACCAGGCCGCCCTTGCCGCGGGCCCGCTTGTAGGCGCGGGCCTTGGCCGGGTCGCCGGTGATCTCGGCCCAGGCCGCCACCGGGTCGCCGAGGCGCTTGCGGGCCTCGCGCCACAGCTTCAGCAGCGTGCCGCGCACGTACGGGTAGCGGACCCGGCTGGGAGAGTAGGTGTACCAGGAGAACGATGCCCCGCGGGGGCAGCCGCGCGGCTCGTACTCGGGGCAGTCCGTGCCGATCGACGGGTAGTCGGTGGCTTGGTGCTCCCAGGTGATGATGCCGTCCTTGACGTACACCATCCACGAACACGAACCGGTGCAGTTCACACCGTGGGTGGAACGCACCACCTTGTCGTGGGCCCACCGGTCCCGGTAGAAACTCTCCCACTTCGGGTCGCCTTCACCGAACACCGCTCGCCCGTCCGCGGACACCTCCCGGCGGGTCAGCAGCCTGCGGGCTGCCAGCGGCCAGCCCTCACCGGTGGGCGACGCCTGGCGCCGTGCGTTCTGATCGTTCTCCATGGCTGGGAACGCTAGAAGGCGCAGGCCATGGTGCACCTGGGGCTGGCGGTCCCTGCCGGATGACCTTCCGGCCCCATCTGGCCGGTCGTAGTAGGGACCTTTGGTCCCCGTACTGGGGTCCGGTCGGCGGGGGCGTCGGCTGCGCCCGGCGTGCATGCTGGGCACTGATCGAACCGCAGATGCCCATCTGTACGACCGCATTCCGTGCCTGCCTGGCGGCCGATTCCCCCGTCCCTGGCCGCCGCAGGTGCAGCGCGTACGGCGCGTGGCGCCCGGTTCGGTCGAGCGTCCGGCCGCTCACCGCGGCCGGACGCGGCATCCGCCCCGAGAGTCGGCACCCGGAATGCCATCCCCACCCGCATCGGCCGGCCGCGCCGGCCCGACCTGCTGGAGACACGACCATGAGCGTGCTCACCCTCGCCTCGGACCCGCAGGACGCCACAGCCCTTGAAGGTGCGGAGGCGCACCACGCCCGCCTGGCCGGGGAGCTGGCCGGACGAGTGAAGATGCTGCTCACGGCCGTGGACCGCGACCCGGGCGCCGCCGAGAAGATCCACGCCGGTCTCGTCACCTTCTGCGACCGCTCGCTGCTGCCGCACGCGGCAGCGGAGGAAGCCGTGCTCTACCCCGTCGCGCACGGCATGCCCGAGGCCCGTCTGCTGATCGAGAGCCTGATCGGCGAACACCGCTGTCTGACCGCGCTCGTCGACGCGCTGCGCGCCGCACCCAGCCCGGCGGGGGCGGCGGCCGACGCGCGGGCCCTGCAGGTGCTCTTCGAGGAGCACGTGGCCAAGGAGAACGGCCTCGTGCTGCCGCTGCTCGCCATGACGCCCGAGGTCTGTCTGGCGGAGCTGCTCGCGGACATGCACCACCGGCTCGCGAGTGACGTGTCCGCCGCGGGCGCCCAAGGAGATCAGAACATCAAGGAGGGACAGGACATGCAAGAGCAGATCGAGGAGACGGGCGGCTGCGGCGGAGTCTGCGCCTGTGGTGGCACGGAGGAGACGGCCGAACCCGAACTGGACGTGCGGGAGGTGCCGCACGCCCTGCGCCACGCCACGGTCTTCGGCGCGCTGGACGCCGTTCCGGCGGGCACCGCGATGGTGCTGGTCGCCCCGCACGACCCGCTGCCGCTGCTCGCGCAGATCGAACAGCGCAGCCCCGGCACGTTCTCGGTGGAGTACCTGGAGCGCGGCCCCGAAGCCTGGCGGCTGCGGCTCAGCCACCGCTGATCCAAAAGCCACTCCAACCTCCAGGCGGCGCGCGGACGTTGTTCCACCCGGCGCGCTCGCGCCGCCGTACCCGCAGCACACGAGCAAAGAAGGAAGGACACGTCATGGACGGATCCCGCCGTCGGGCCGGAACCCTGCTCGGGACGGTCGGCGCGGCCCTGATGGTCGCCGGACCGGTCATGCTGCTGCGCGGCCGCAGCGGCAGGAAGGAGATCCGTGCCGAGCTGGCTGACCAGAAGATCACCTTCCCCGAGCGCGGGCTGCCTGCCGAACTCGCCGCCTACGCCGGCCGGCCCGTAAAAACCGGCCCCGAGGCGCACGCCTACGCCGAGTTCATCAAGGGCAATCTCGCCCACGCCACCGGCGGCCGCACCTATGCCGAGATCACAGCGGAGCTGCACGCAGCGGGAGGCGACGACGAGAAGCTCTCCAAGTTGCGCCAGACCGCGTTCATGGGCCAGTCCCTGCGCGCCTCGCTGATGTCCGCCTACCAGGCATGGCACCTCACCACCCTGGTCACGGGCCTGGGCACCGCACTGACCGGCCTGGGAGCCGCGCTGGTGGTCACCGCGGACGCCCTGGCACCCTGCTCCCCGAACCACCCCTGATCACGCCCGGCCTGGGGAACAGGGCCGCTCGCGGGCGTCCCCGGGCAGGGCGTCGGCTTCCCGACAGCCCAGTCCCCCCTTTCCGAAGAGGGACCATCGGCCCTGCCAGAGAAGACCATCGGCCGCCGCGCCGACCACCCCCGCCGGTGGATGCTGACGGCGACCGATCCGGAGGTATCCCGTGCACCACCACATCGACCGCCCTCGAGGCCGATTCCACCGCTGTCGCTCGCGGTGGGTGCCGCGCCCCGTCCGGCCCGGTCACCGTCCGGCCGCCCGCCTCGTCTGCCCTGACTCCAGGGCGGCCGGACACAGCCCCGGGTCGCTGGGAAGGACCGCGCGATGAGCGCCGCCCCCCATGCCATCCGCCGCCAGCGCCACGACGCGGCCGACCGGCCCTTCATCGTCATCTGGGAGTCCACCCGGGCCTGCCCGCTGGCCTGCCGCCACTGCCGCGCCGAAGCCGTACCCGACCGCGACCTGCGGGAGCTGGACACCGCCGCCGCCAAGGACCTGCTGGACCAGGTGGCCGCTTTCGGACAGCCCGCCCCGCTGTTCGTGATCACCGGCGGCGACCCGTTCCAGCGCTCCGACTTGACCGAACTCATCGCCTACGGCAGGGAGATCGGGGTCCGGGTGGCGGTGTCCCCTTCCGGCACGCCGACGCTCACCGAGGAGCGGTTGCGGGCCGTGCACGCCGCGGGCGCGTCCGGGCTCTCGCTCAGCCTGGACGGCTCCACCGCCGCACTCCACGACGACTTCCGCGGGGTGCCCGGGGTGTTTCGCTGGACCCTGGACGCCTGGGACACCGCACGCGCCCTCGGCATGAAGGTGCAGATCAACACCACGGTCGCCCGGCACAACCTGCACGACCTCCCTGACATCGTCCGCCTCGTCGCCGACCACGGAGCGATGCTGTGGAGCGCCTTCTTCCTCGTGCCCACCGGCCGCGGCCGCACCCTCGGCGCGCTGACCGCCGGCGAGGTCGAAGACGTCCTCAACTTCGTCTACGACATGGGCCTGACCATCCCCGCCAAGACCACCGAGGCCCACCACTTCCGCCGCGTCGCCCTGCAACGCCAGGTCCTCGCCGACGCCGGCGACGACCACGTGGCGGTGCTCGGACTCGGGGACCTCTACCGGGAGCTGACCGACCGGGCCGCGGTCCTGGGCCTGTACGCCGCCACGCGCCGGGTACGGCGACCGCCGCTGGACGTCAACGCGGGCCGCGGCTTCGTCTTCGTCTCGCACACCGGCACCGTGCACCCCAGCGGCTTCCTGCCGCTGAGCGCGGGAAGCGTCCGCAGGACGCCGCTGACGTCGATCTACCGCACCTCACCGCTGTTCACCGCCCTGCGTGCCCCCGACATGCTCGGCGGCCGCTGCGGGGCGTGCGAGTTCCGCCGGGTCTGCGGCGGTTCGCGCTCCCGCGCCTACGGCGTCACCGGCGACCCGTACGCCGAAGAGCCGTGGTGTGGCTACATTCCCGGCTCCTTTCCGCACCAGCGGGAACTGGCCGCACTGCTGTCCGGCGGCGCGGGCACGGAACCCCTCGTTCGTCCCCGCCCGACCGGCGCCCCCGGCGGCAAGGAGCACCATGTACAGCAAGAACCATGACCCAGGTGCCGGCGATGGCCCACCGCCCAGCAGGTTCAAGGCGTCCGGTCTGCGCAGCCGGCACCTGGCCGCACACGTCGTAGTCGCGGTCTGGGTGGTGCTCGCGTTGCTGGCGGCGAGCACCCAGCAGACGCTGCCCGTGGCCCGCTGGCTGGCCATCCACCTGTTCCTGCTCGGCGCCGCCACCACCGCCATCGTGGTGTGGAGCGAGCACTTCGCCGTCGCCATGCTGCACGCCCCGCTGCCCGACCGGCGGTGGAGCAACGCCCGGCTGGCCGGCCTCAACACAGGGGTCGCGGGCGTGCTCACCGGCGTGTGGGCCGACCTGCCGGTCCTGACCGGTGCCGGGTGCGTGCTGCTGGTCACCGCGGTCGGCGCGCACCTGGGGGTGCTGGTCCGCATGGGCCGGGGTGCACTGGGCGGACGACTCGCCCCGATCGCCGACTACTACC
Above is a window of Streptomyces sp. NBC_00490 DNA encoding:
- the narJ gene encoding nitrate reductase molybdenum cofactor assembly chaperone, which gives rise to MSPLPSPRAERLGGPPSIPALVRTRVRAAIRRPSRLTPEEAQARTLLLRLCSLLLQYPDAELAAARQVLTATVEALPPSPAAEHLADFTTWLTGQETEALERHYVEMFDLRRKSSLYLTYYLHGDTRRRGMALLTLNQRYKAAGWDIDGGELPDHLPVVLEFAALVGPGGGEAPLRQHRRGLELIHRALADADSPYRHVLAALLTLLPPPTEADRAAVAQLVAEGPPNEEVGLDPYGTYGEGEFAPPGTFVPPMAAPPTRVPPADPTTSRMEGTR
- the narH gene encoding nitrate reductase subunit beta yields the protein MRVMAQIAMVMNLDKCIGCHTCSVTCKQTWTNRTGVEYAWFNNVETKPGVGYPRRYEDQEQWKGGWMLDKRGRLVLRSGGRIKRLLSLFSNPDLPSIEDYYEPVTYDYDNLVNAPAGKDIPVARPRSVLTGKPTAITWGANWEDGLGGAPENAAGDPNLTGEWAQKVKFEFEQTFLFHLPRLCEHCLNPACVSACPSGAMYKRVEDGIVLVDQDRCRGWRMCVTACPYKKVYVNHATGKAEKCTFCFPRIEAGQPTVCSETCVGRLRYLGLLLYDADRVGEAAATPDEKDLLDAQRGVFLDPHDPAVITAAREAGIPEDWLDAARRSPVYDLVMRYKVALPLHPEYRTMPMVWYVPPLSPVLDAVDAAGGNQDDPDHVFAAVTRLRIPLEYLAELFTAGDTDVVAGVLMKLTALRSYMRERTLGESGDEAALKAVGLTPREAEDLHRLLAVAKYADRYVVPAAHKEDAAALTAMENRCPVESSDAAEPRKIMLGIPALRRRSPETPAGGRP
- a CDS encoding nitrate reductase subunit alpha codes for the protein MENDQNARRQASPTGEGWPLAARRLLTRREVSADGRAVFGEGDPKWESFYRDRWAHDKVVRSTHGVNCTGSCSWMVYVKDGIITWEHQATDYPSIGTDCPEYEPRGCPRGASFSWYTYSPSRVRYPYVRGTLLKLWREARKRLGDPVAAWAEITGDPAKARAYKRARGKGGLVRADWDEVSELIAAAQVHTIKAYGPDRVAGFSPIPAMSMASFAAGARFHSLIGGTLLSFYDWYADLPIASPQVFGDQTDVPEAADWWNAGYLIMWGSNIPVTRTPDAHFLTETRYNGTKVVAVSPDYADNVKHADEWVAPHPGTDGALAMAMGHVILREFLVDREVPYFQDYMRKFTDAPFLVTLREHEHGLVPDGFLTAADLGHDTEHAESKTVLLDGATGEPVVPNGSLGFRWGEAGRGRWNLDLGDVVPELSLLERAEETAEVALPRFDEGSTEGGSVLVRGVPVRRVGGRLVTTVFDLMLAQYGVARPGLPGNWPASYEDASEPYTPAWQETITSVPAEQAARIGREFARNAERTNGRSMIALGAGTNHWFHSDTIYRAFLALITMTGCQGVNGGGWAHYVGQEKVRPVTGQQHLSFAFDWQRPTRHMAGTSYWYLNSDQWRHEAFGPDELASPLGKGRFKGKAFADTLAQAVRLGWTPGHPGFNRNPLDLTDEAAAAGRPVAEHIVDELKSGRLRFAVEDPDDPANFPRVLTVWRANLLGSSGKGNEYFLRHLLGTDAAVRSEQTPSEGRPKEVVWREEAPEGKLDLLVTMDFRMTSTSLLSDVVLPAATWYEKDDLSSTDMHPFVHAFTPAIAPPWQARTDYDMFLTMADKFSELAADHLGTRTDVLAVPLLHDTPDELAQPGGVVRDWKAGECEPVPGRTMPKLVVIERDYAAIAQKMRAVGPLLDTLGTTTKGVTVHPNQEIDDLRHRNGTVRDGIAAGRPSLATASDMCEAILALSGTTNGRLATEGFRELERQTGSEGLVELAAEREADRITFADTRTQPRSVMTSYEWSGSETGGRRYSPFVINTEHKKPWHTLTGRQHFFVQHDWIAELGEQLPVYRPPLNTPRHYGDEQLREDGRAEVTVRYLTPHSKWSIHSNYQDNKYMLDLSRGGPTIWMSTADAEKIGVKDNEWIEAYNRNGVVAARAVVTHRMPEGTVYMYHAQDRNVNVPKTEVSGKRGGIHNSLTRLLLKPTHLAGGYAQFTYAFNYYGPTGNQRDEVTVIRRRSQQVEY
- a CDS encoding DUF2249 domain-containing protein is translated as MSVLTLASDPQDATALEGAEAHHARLAGELAGRVKMLLTAVDRDPGAAEKIHAGLVTFCDRSLLPHAAAEEAVLYPVAHGMPEARLLIESLIGEHRCLTALVDALRAAPSPAGAAADARALQVLFEEHVAKENGLVLPLLAMTPEVCLAELLADMHHRLASDVSAAGAQGDQNIKEGQDMQEQIEETGGCGGVCACGGTEETAEPELDVREVPHALRHATVFGALDAVPAGTAMVLVAPHDPLPLLAQIEQRSPGTFSVEYLERGPEAWRLRLSHR
- a CDS encoding TIGR04053 family radical SAM/SPASM domain-containing protein → MSAAPHAIRRQRHDAADRPFIVIWESTRACPLACRHCRAEAVPDRDLRELDTAAAKDLLDQVAAFGQPAPLFVITGGDPFQRSDLTELIAYGREIGVRVAVSPSGTPTLTEERLRAVHAAGASGLSLSLDGSTAALHDDFRGVPGVFRWTLDAWDTARALGMKVQINTTVARHNLHDLPDIVRLVADHGAMLWSAFFLVPTGRGRTLGALTAGEVEDVLNFVYDMGLTIPAKTTEAHHFRRVALQRQVLADAGDDHVAVLGLGDLYRELTDRAAVLGLYAATRRVRRPPLDVNAGRGFVFVSHTGTVHPSGFLPLSAGSVRRTPLTSIYRTSPLFTALRAPDMLGGRCGACEFRRVCGGSRSRAYGVTGDPYAEEPWCGYIPGSFPHQRELAALLSGGAGTEPLVRPRPTGAPGGKEHHVQQEP